One window of Streptomyces sp. SUK 48 genomic DNA carries:
- a CDS encoding MBL fold metallo-hydrolase, producing the protein MFFIDTIELQGLGNRSYLAGGRRTAVAVDPPRDVDQVLAAAGRRGVRITHVVETHIHNDYVTGGLELARVTGAAYLVPAGARVSFARVPVADGDTVPVDDTLELRAVATPGHTPHHTSYVLVEQGRPVAAFTGGSLLIGTVGRPDLVEPRLTERLARAQHASAHRLAAELPDETSVLPTHGFGSFCSSAQAEGDTTTIGKEKSANAALTTDVDSFVARLLAGLDDIPAYYTHMGPANAAGPAPVDLTAPAVADARQIAARLAAGEWVVDLRNRVAFAEGHVAGSFNFEAEGKIATYLAWLIPWGKPVTLLAESPEQLASAQRELVRVGIERPAAAATGAPQEWVPEGEDLVSFPRATFAGLAERGTDGVVVLDVRRDSERAAGHIEDSVHIPVHQLHQRLGEVPAGTVWVHCAGGMRAGIAASLLHASGRDVVAVDDGFDSATAAGLTVVTG; encoded by the coding sequence GTGTTCTTCATCGACACCATCGAGCTTCAGGGCCTCGGAAACCGCAGCTACCTGGCCGGTGGCCGGCGGACCGCCGTGGCGGTGGACCCGCCGCGCGACGTCGACCAGGTGCTGGCGGCTGCGGGGCGACGGGGCGTACGGATCACGCACGTGGTGGAGACCCACATCCACAACGACTACGTCACCGGCGGCCTGGAGCTGGCCCGGGTGACGGGCGCCGCCTACCTGGTGCCGGCCGGCGCGCGGGTGTCGTTCGCGCGGGTGCCGGTGGCCGACGGCGACACCGTCCCCGTGGACGACACGCTCGAACTGCGGGCGGTCGCCACCCCCGGGCACACCCCGCACCACACCTCCTACGTCCTCGTGGAACAGGGGCGCCCGGTCGCCGCGTTCACCGGCGGTTCGCTGCTGATCGGCACGGTGGGCCGCCCCGATCTGGTCGAGCCCCGCCTGACCGAGCGCCTCGCCCGTGCCCAGCACGCCTCCGCCCACCGGCTGGCCGCCGAACTGCCGGACGAGACCTCCGTGCTGCCCACGCACGGCTTCGGCAGCTTCTGCTCCTCCGCGCAGGCCGAGGGCGACACCACCACCATCGGCAAGGAGAAGTCGGCCAATGCCGCGCTGACCACGGACGTCGACTCCTTCGTCGCCCGGCTGCTCGCCGGCCTCGACGACATCCCCGCCTACTACACCCACATGGGACCGGCCAACGCGGCGGGCCCGGCGCCGGTGGACCTCACCGCGCCGGCCGTCGCCGACGCCCGTCAGATCGCGGCCCGCCTCGCGGCCGGGGAGTGGGTCGTGGACCTGCGCAACCGGGTCGCGTTCGCCGAGGGCCATGTCGCCGGGTCCTTCAACTTCGAGGCCGAGGGCAAGATCGCCACCTATCTGGCGTGGCTGATCCCGTGGGGCAAGCCGGTCACGCTGCTCGCCGAGTCCCCCGAGCAACTGGCTTCGGCTCAGCGTGAGTTGGTCCGGGTCGGCATCGAAAGGCCCGCCGCCGCGGCCACCGGCGCGCCCCAGGAGTGGGTGCCCGAGGGCGAGGACCTCGTCTCCTTCCCCCGCGCCACGTTCGCCGGGCTGGCCGAGCGCGGCACGGACGGCGTCGTCGTCCTGGACGTGCGCCGCGACTCCGAGCGCGCCGCCGGGCACATCGAGGACTCCGTCCACATCCCGGTCCACCAGCTGCACCAGCGGCTCGGCGAGGTACCGGCGGGCACCGTCTGGGTGCACTGCGCCGGCGGCATGCGGGCCGGCATCGCCGCCTCCCTGCTGCACGCGTCCGGCCGGGACGTGGTGGCGGTGGACGACGGCTTCGACTCCGCGACCGCGGCCGGGCTGACCGTCGTCACCGGGTGA
- a CDS encoding sulfite exporter TauE/SafE family protein: MTALLLALVAGAVIGLALGGLGGGGSVLAVPALIYLLGFTTAEATTASLVIVTLTSVTALTGHARDGNVAWRTGLLFAAAGIVPAMAAGAAAGHLPQSLLTVAFSGIAALAALRMLRPARTAPDSGARIHPGKAGAVGAGLGAVTGFLGVGGGFLAVPALVGVLRLPMRRAVGTSLLVITINSLAALGARAGTGTHLDWAVVAPFTAAAMLGAWDGKRLARKVRGGTLQRVFAWVLLAVAVFMFADVLV; encoded by the coding sequence ATGACCGCCCTGCTCCTCGCGCTCGTCGCCGGCGCCGTCATCGGCCTGGCCCTGGGCGGTCTCGGCGGGGGCGGCAGCGTCCTCGCCGTACCCGCCCTCATCTACCTCCTCGGATTCACCACGGCCGAGGCGACGACGGCCAGCCTGGTCATCGTCACCCTCACCTCGGTCACCGCGCTCACCGGGCACGCCCGGGACGGCAATGTGGCCTGGCGCACCGGGCTGCTGTTCGCCGCGGCGGGCATCGTGCCCGCGATGGCCGCCGGCGCCGCCGCCGGGCATCTGCCGCAGTCCCTGCTGACCGTCGCGTTCTCGGGCATCGCGGCACTCGCCGCGCTGCGCATGCTGCGGCCCGCCCGCACCGCCCCCGACTCCGGCGCCCGGATCCATCCGGGCAAGGCCGGCGCGGTGGGGGCGGGTCTGGGCGCGGTCACCGGGTTCCTGGGCGTGGGCGGCGGCTTCCTCGCCGTACCGGCGCTGGTGGGTGTGCTCCGGCTGCCCATGCGCCGGGCGGTCGGCACCAGCCTGCTGGTCATCACGATCAACTCACTGGCCGCGCTCGGCGCCCGCGCCGGCACCGGGACGCACCTGGACTGGGCGGTCGTCGCGCCGTTCACCGCGGCCGCCATGCTCGGCGCCTGGGACGGAAAGCGCCTGGCCAGGAAGGTCCGGGGCGGGACGCTGCAACGCGTCTTCGCCTGGGTGCTGCTCGCCGTCGCCGTCTTCATGTTCGCCGACGTACTCGTGTGA